The stretch of DNA ACCGAACTCCATGTCGATCCCATAATGGTTGTTCCTCTCCTTTATCGGCGTCGTATATCGGTTGCCTGCGTATGCGCTTATGGCATAGCGCCATCGCACCCCGCCGGGAGAGTTCTGCACCATCGGATTGGGGTAGTTTGTAATATACAAGGTCTCGGGATAGATAGGCTCCCCGCTGCCGGAACCCCCCGCAAGCATCAATGCAACCGACTTCGCGCTGTTCGCGTCGGTCCCCGTGGTCCCCTCTCCGTTCACAACCGCCAGCGAAAGATCAATATGAGAAAATCTGGAATCGAGCCTTATGCCGTAATCCCACTCCCTTGTGCGCGTCATCGAGACCGGCCTGTTCCTCTCCTCCAGCGCGAACGTGTCGAAATGCCCAAACGGCACTTTCACCACGCCGAATTTTATCGCCGTATTCCGGGAGAGAAAGCGGTCAAACTCCATGTAGGTATCCTCTATGCTCCCTTCGCGCTTTTTCAATGCGTCATAGGCGCGGGAGTGGTCGTTAACCGTAGGCCGAAATTCGCCGCCAAACCTGGCGATAGTGTCTTCGCTAATCCTGTGGATATAATCGAGTTTCGCAGATGTATAAAAACTTGCCTCGGAGCCTGTCCATCCGATCCTGTGGTCCTGGAAAAAGGCAAAACCGATCACACCGTGTAAACCAGGCTCTCTCTCCTCAATCGCGAACGAAGCGGCAGGAAAGAGAAAACCGAATATAAATGCGCATGTTAAAAAACTTCTCATGGTTTACCTTCAATTATGTCGAACACCTCTTCCGCCCCTATCTCCTGCATACAGCGGAAATCGATGGGGCACTCACGTTTATAGCATGGGGCGCACTCAACGCTCTTGTTTATTATCCTTACGTTGCCGGAGAGCGGCGCCGTGCGAACCGGATCGGTGGAGCCGAAAAGCGCAAGCACCTTCGCCCCGACTGCCGCGGCAAGATGAAGCGGACCTGAATCGTTTGCCACTATCCATTCGCATGATCTCATCACGGCGGCCATCTCCCCTATCGTTGTCCTTCCGGTCAGGTCGATTATCGCGCCGTTTTCCGGAGAGACGGTCTTCGCGAACTCGACGAGCTCGGTCGCCTGTACCCTTTCCGCCTTTGTCCCGAAGAGAACAACAACCCTTTTCGTCCTGCTGCGTATCAGGCCGATCAGCTCCTTTAGCTTCTCCTCCGGCCAGCATTTTGCGGGGCCGAACCTGGCTCCTAGGGGAATACCGACCGCCCCATTCAAGTCCCCAAGGGAGGCGGCAAAGTCGCGCTCAACTTCATATAGAGGAAATTCTATCTCTTTTGAAAAGCCCGATTTGCCGAAAACCTTCAGAAGGTTCAGATAATAGTCGGTCATATGGAGCGTCTTGTCCGGCGGCATCCTGTGCGTAAGCAGGAGAGAGCGGAAATTTCCGCTATACCCGGCCCTGAGCGGCGCGCCTGTTCTATAGCCGTTCCAGGCGGAGCGGAACGAATTCGTAAAAAGGATGATCTTGCCGACACCGCTCAAGGAGAGCCCCCAGTGTATTCTCGCTTCGGATGTGCGGTTAAAAGTGACCACATCCCTTACGAAAGGAAACCGCCCGAAAATATCCTCAAGCCCCTCGCGGGCAAGGATCGTTATTGAACCGACTCCGTTGATCGATGGGTCCCCGAAAATACCGGCAAGAGCCTTTATCGCGGGGAGAGCCATGATAGCGTCGCCGAGCCAGTTCGGGGATCTTACAGCGACCTCTATTTTCACTTCATATTTTGCCATCTAGTTTCGCCTATATGACCGAGGAGAGGTCGGCTCCATACCCGGATTCGATGAAACGCTTTTCAAGAGCTTCGCACTCCTTCACTATCTTTTCCGTAGGTACTATCGACCACTTCCTGTGGAGCCAGAACCAGACGCCGGGGTGTTTTTTGATGAACTCGCTCTGGAGATCGGAAACGATTGTAGAAAGGTTAAAGACATCGACGCTCGTCTCTCCCGTAGGCTCATATGAAATGGCTGGTAAGAAACTGACTTTATGGGTGTTATCAAGCTGGGGGACGGAAAACATAGGGACTATAGCCGCGCCGGTGCGGAGGGATATCACCGCAGGCGCCTTTACTGTCGCCGACCAGCGGCCCAAAAACCGTATCCATACCTCGTTAAAGGAAGCTTTCTGATCGACAGTCACGGAGACGATCTTCCCTTCGCGTATACGAGCGAGCATCTCTCTTAATGCGCGCTCCTTTTTTATAACCTTCATGCCGGAGCCTGTCCGTATCGCATCCATCTTCCTGTCGAGGAAGAAATTGTCGACCTCCCTTATAACCCAGTGGACGGGATAGCCTTTCACGGCGAGCGCACCGTTTATCAGCTCAGCATTGTAGTAGTGCATCGTCGGGATGATAACCCCCTTCCCCTTGGCAAGAGCGGCATCGAGATGTTCAAGCCCTTCAAACGTGACGAACTCGTTTACATTTTCCTGGTTAAGCGCCCCTATCTTGCAGAACTCGGCGTAAACCCTTCCGAGATTCAGATATACATCTAGGCCGATCTTTTCAAACTCATCGTCGCTCTTTCCAGGGAACACGGGCCTAAGGTTTTCCCGCATGATCCCCCTTCTCCTTTTAGTAATGGGCCAGAGAAGAAGAGCTATGCTCTTCCATAGCGCATAACCAAAACTTCTCGGCGAGATCCTCGTGAACTCAAAAATGGCCCAGACCGGAATATATAGAAGCAATTCTATTACTATGTTCTTCTTTTTTTTCATTTTTCGCCGGCCAACCCGGCAAAATTCTCCAGTATCTTCAGACCTTCAGCCTGACTCTTTTCCGGGTGAAACTGGGTTGCGAAGATATTCCCCTTCTCGACGGCTGAAACGAAATTAAAACCGTAGTCGGTCGTCGCGATGGAGACATCCTCCTCAGGGTCGACGTAATATGAATGAACGAAATAGAAGTAGGTTCCGTCATGTATCCCTTCCAGAAGACGGCTGTCCCTGGATATATCGACGGAATTCCATCCCATGTGCGGGACCTTCATCTCGTCGGCTGGGAACTTGCGCACCTTCCCCTTTATGAGGCCGAGTCCCTTGCAGTTGCCGAACTCGACGCTCTCTTCAAAAAGGAGTTGAAGGCCGAGACATATTCCGAGAAACGGCTTTCCGCTTTCGATGAACGACTTTATCGGAGTGATGAGCCCGTATTTCTCAAGATTCTCCATGCAGACGGTGAAGGCGCCAACGCCTGGGAGCACGACGCCGGAGGCTGATTCGATTACGGAGATGTCGCGGGTAATTATCGCTTCGGCGCCTACCTTTTCAAAGCCTTTCTGAACGCTCCGAAGGTTTCCCATTTCATAATCAACAATGGCGATCATCAGCTTACGAATCCCTGGCTATAAATCTGTTATTAGAGACTGCCTTTTGTGGAAATTACACCCTTGGCCCTCGGTTCGCGGGAAGTCGCGATATCGAGAGCTTTTGCCAAAGCCTTGAAAACGGTTTCAGCCATATGGTGAAGGTTTGTTCCATACTCGACCTGTACATGGAGCGTCAGCCCTGCGTTGTTGCTGAACGCGTGGAGGAATTCCTCTATCAGCTCGGCGTCGAAATCGCCAATCTTACCCTTGAGCCCGTTCCCCTTGAACACCATGAACGGACGACCGGAAAAATCTACTGTCACCGACGAAAGCGCCTCATTGAGAG from Nitrospinota bacterium encodes:
- the hisB gene encoding imidazoleglycerol-phosphate dehydratase HisB, producing the protein MMGSASIERKTKETDITASLKIDGSGKADISTTIPFFDHMLNQLAHHGFFDIELKATGDTEVDFHHTVEDCGITLGQAFTKALGEKREIKRFGHAVVPLNEALSSVTVDFSGRPFMVFKGNGLKGKIGDFDAELIEEFLHAFSNNAGLTLHVQVEYGTNLHHMAETVFKALAKALDIATSREPRAKGVISTKGSL
- the waaF gene encoding lipopolysaccharide heptosyltransferase II yields the protein MAKYEVKIEVAVRSPNWLGDAIMALPAIKALAGIFGDPSINGVGSITILAREGLEDIFGRFPFVRDVVTFNRTSEARIHWGLSLSGVGKIILFTNSFRSAWNGYRTGAPLRAGYSGNFRSLLLTHRMPPDKTLHMTDYYLNLLKVFGKSGFSKEIEFPLYEVERDFAASLGDLNGAVGIPLGARFGPAKCWPEEKLKELIGLIRSRTKRVVVLFGTKAERVQATELVEFAKTVSPENGAIIDLTGRTTIGEMAAVMRSCEWIVANDSGPLHLAAAVGAKVLALFGSTDPVRTAPLSGNVRIINKSVECAPCYKRECPIDFRCMQEIGAEEVFDIIEGKP
- the hisH gene encoding imidazole glycerol phosphate synthase subunit HisH, with amino-acid sequence MIAIVDYEMGNLRSVQKGFEKVGAEAIITRDISVIESASGVVLPGVGAFTVCMENLEKYGLITPIKSFIESGKPFLGICLGLQLLFEESVEFGNCKGLGLIKGKVRKFPADEMKVPHMGWNSVDISRDSRLLEGIHDGTYFYFVHSYYVDPEEDVSIATTDYGFNFVSAVEKGNIFATQFHPEKSQAEGLKILENFAGLAGEK
- a CDS encoding lysophospholipid acyltransferase family protein, which produces MKKKKNIVIELLLYIPVWAIFEFTRISPRSFGYALWKSIALLLWPITKRRRGIMRENLRPVFPGKSDDEFEKIGLDVYLNLGRVYAEFCKIGALNQENVNEFVTFEGLEHLDAALAKGKGVIIPTMHYYNAELINGALAVKGYPVHWVIREVDNFFLDRKMDAIRTGSGMKVIKKERALREMLARIREGKIVSVTVDQKASFNEVWIRFLGRWSATVKAPAVISLRTGAAIVPMFSVPQLDNTHKVSFLPAISYEPTGETSVDVFNLSTIVSDLQSEFIKKHPGVWFWLHRKWSIVPTEKIVKECEALEKRFIESGYGADLSSVI